The Urbifossiella limnaea genome has a window encoding:
- a CDS encoding DUF1501 domain-containing protein has translation MFCDGLSRRDALRVGSAALFGSAVGLPQLLRAADGGSRDTSLIFVFLHGGLSTIDTLDMKPDAPAEFRGEFNPTRSKVPGMDLCDLLPKLGQQADRFSLVRSFRHHNSDHGPADHYILTGYFPQAGFNPNLSPNNQRPSIGSMVSRTLGPRGSVPAYVALPKFHPSGGPAYLGANHAPFTIDADPNAPNFSVPDLMPPAVVAADRLTDRRALLDTVDRFHRGAEARANQHAGAVATFRDRAFDLMTSPAAKRAFDIHAEPDRLRDEYGRSSLGQSCLMARRLVEAGVRCVTIDHSNWDTHDGNFATLRGSLLPGFDAAISTLFRDLADRGRLDSTLVVVTGEFGRTPRINKNAGRDHWGPAFTVLLGGGGLKGGVVVGRSDARAERPASDPFGPEDLFATVFHQLGIDPKAEFHTPDGRPVAAVNNGRLIPGLT, from the coding sequence ATGTTCTGCGACGGCCTCTCCCGCCGGGACGCGCTCCGCGTCGGCTCCGCGGCGCTGTTCGGCTCGGCCGTCGGCCTGCCGCAGCTACTCCGCGCCGCCGACGGCGGCAGCCGCGACACGTCGCTCATCTTCGTGTTCCTCCACGGCGGCCTGTCCACCATCGACACCCTCGACATGAAGCCGGACGCGCCCGCCGAGTTCCGCGGCGAGTTCAACCCGACGCGGTCGAAGGTGCCCGGGATGGACCTGTGCGACCTGCTCCCGAAGTTGGGCCAGCAGGCCGACCGGTTCTCGCTGGTGCGCTCGTTCCGCCACCACAACTCGGACCACGGCCCGGCCGACCACTACATCCTCACCGGCTACTTCCCGCAGGCCGGGTTCAACCCGAACCTGTCGCCGAACAACCAGCGCCCGAGCATCGGCTCGATGGTGTCGCGGACGCTCGGCCCGCGCGGGTCGGTGCCGGCCTACGTGGCGCTACCGAAGTTCCACCCCAGCGGCGGCCCCGCGTACCTCGGCGCCAACCACGCCCCGTTCACCATCGACGCCGACCCGAACGCGCCGAACTTCAGCGTGCCCGACCTGATGCCGCCGGCCGTGGTCGCCGCCGACCGGCTGACCGACCGCCGCGCCCTCCTCGACACCGTGGACCGCTTCCACCGCGGCGCCGAGGCGCGGGCGAACCAGCACGCCGGCGCCGTGGCGACGTTCCGCGACCGCGCCTTCGACCTGATGACCTCCCCTGCCGCGAAGCGCGCCTTCGACATCCACGCCGAGCCCGACCGCCTCCGCGACGAGTACGGCCGCAGCAGCCTCGGCCAGAGCTGCCTCATGGCCCGGCGGCTGGTGGAAGCCGGCGTGCGCTGCGTGACGATCGACCACAGCAACTGGGACACGCACGACGGCAACTTCGCCACCCTCCGCGGGTCGCTGCTGCCGGGGTTCGACGCCGCGATCAGCACGCTGTTCCGCGACCTGGCCGACCGCGGCCGGCTCGACAGCACGCTGGTGGTGGTGACGGGCGAGTTCGGCCGTACGCCGCGAATCAACAAGAACGCCGGGCGCGACCACTGGGGGCCGGCGTTCACCGTGCTGCTCGGCGGCGGCGGGTTGAAGGGCGGCGTGGTGGTCGGCCGCTCGGACGCGCGTGCCGAGCGCCCCGCGTCGGACCCGTTCGGCCCGGAGGACCTGTTCGCCACCGTGTTCCACCAACTCGGCATCGACCCGAAGGCCGAGTTCCACACCCCCGACGGCCGCCCCGTCGCCGCGGTCAACAACGGCCGGCTGATCCCGGGGCTGACATGA
- a CDS encoding PPC domain-containing protein: MNPAFLRASPPVASYVFPAGGQRGTTVAVRVGGLFLHDRCGFALSGPGVTAPPTLTRTPRIWFEGPVIPLPDSQQAEDYPADVAGRIKLAPDAAVGPRKGYLFTSQGAAGGLVFVVGELPEVVEKEADGEPIPERVTLPVTANGRVFPRDDLDLWEFPLPAGQTVTATAVGKAINSPAALRLDILDAAGRVVAEQLDVAPPGADAAARFTAPAAGVYRVRVADARGQGGPAHVYRLTITTGLSAEPRPADGLKESADAAATHAAPVALTGRIGSPGAAAAWKLTLTKGKRTTFDLVARRAGSPLCGVLTVTDAAGKELAKAEPADATADPTLTFTAPADGTYTVRVAERFRSRGGPAFTYRLKVTPDAAPGVTLKLPVDGNSKLPADALSVPRGGAVKLKVSVGRTGGFTGPVELTAEGLPPGLTAKSVTVPPNQSAGELTIQADATAVVRPARVAISARAGDVKVEPLEVYATAAVPTPFKLVDEYVMTSAPRGEIYRRTYRVQRDAGFAGPVRVSLADRQARHLQGVTGPTVEVPAGRDVFDYPAYLPPWMELGRTCRVCVQATGVVKDADGTEHPVVFSSTGQNQQMIVVVGPGRLGLELGRGSVRGGGEVRLPVTVTRGRDLTGPVVVEAVVPPHWSGATAEKLTIPAGSGAGELVLRFAPGAGPFNQPLTVRATLAAGRTPVVAEAALDVVAP; the protein is encoded by the coding sequence GTGAATCCCGCTTTTCTCCGCGCATCCCCACCCGTCGCCAGCTACGTGTTCCCGGCCGGCGGGCAGCGCGGCACCACCGTGGCGGTACGCGTCGGCGGGCTGTTCCTGCACGACAGGTGCGGCTTCGCCCTCAGCGGCCCCGGCGTCACCGCGCCGCCGACACTCACCCGCACGCCGCGAATCTGGTTCGAAGGGCCGGTCATACCGCTCCCCGATTCGCAACAGGCCGAGGACTACCCCGCCGACGTGGCGGGCCGCATCAAGCTCGCGCCGGACGCCGCCGTCGGCCCGCGCAAGGGTTACCTGTTCACGTCGCAGGGGGCCGCCGGCGGGCTCGTGTTCGTCGTCGGCGAGTTGCCCGAGGTCGTGGAGAAGGAGGCCGACGGCGAGCCGATCCCGGAGCGCGTCACGCTGCCGGTGACGGCCAACGGCCGCGTCTTCCCGCGCGACGACCTCGACCTGTGGGAGTTCCCCTTGCCCGCCGGCCAGACCGTTACCGCGACCGCCGTCGGGAAGGCGATCAACTCGCCCGCGGCGCTGCGGCTCGACATCCTGGACGCCGCCGGACGTGTCGTCGCGGAGCAACTCGACGTGGCGCCGCCGGGCGCCGACGCGGCCGCGCGCTTCACCGCGCCAGCAGCCGGCGTCTACCGCGTCCGCGTCGCCGACGCCCGCGGTCAGGGCGGACCGGCGCACGTCTACCGGCTCACGATCACGACCGGGTTGAGCGCGGAACCGCGCCCGGCCGACGGGTTGAAGGAGAGCGCTGACGCGGCCGCCACGCACGCCGCGCCGGTCGCACTCACGGGCCGCATCGGTTCGCCCGGCGCCGCGGCCGCGTGGAAGCTGACGCTGACGAAGGGGAAGCGCACCACGTTCGACCTCGTGGCCCGGCGGGCCGGCTCGCCGTTGTGCGGCGTGCTGACCGTCACCGACGCCGCCGGCAAGGAGCTGGCGAAGGCCGAGCCCGCCGACGCCACCGCCGACCCGACGCTGACGTTCACTGCGCCGGCCGACGGGACGTACACCGTGCGCGTCGCCGAGCGCTTCCGCAGCCGCGGCGGGCCGGCGTTCACCTACCGCCTGAAGGTGACGCCGGACGCGGCCCCCGGCGTGACGCTCAAGCTGCCGGTTGACGGCAACTCGAAGCTGCCGGCCGACGCGCTCAGCGTCCCCCGCGGCGGCGCGGTCAAGCTGAAGGTGTCCGTCGGGCGCACGGGCGGGTTCACGGGGCCGGTCGAACTGACCGCCGAAGGGTTGCCGCCGGGTTTGACCGCGAAGTCGGTTACGGTTCCGCCCAACCAGTCGGCCGGCGAGCTGACCATCCAGGCGGACGCGACCGCGGTCGTGCGGCCGGCCCGCGTTGCGATCAGCGCCAGGGCCGGCGACGTGAAGGTCGAGCCGCTGGAGGTGTACGCCACGGCCGCGGTGCCGACGCCGTTCAAGCTCGTGGACGAGTACGTGATGACCTCGGCGCCCCGCGGCGAAATCTACCGCCGCACCTACCGCGTGCAACGCGACGCCGGCTTCGCCGGCCCCGTCCGCGTGTCGCTGGCCGACCGCCAGGCGCGGCACCTGCAAGGCGTCACCGGGCCGACGGTGGAGGTGCCCGCCGGCCGCGACGTGTTCGACTACCCGGCCTACCTGCCGCCGTGGATGGAGCTCGGCCGCACGTGCCGCGTCTGCGTCCAGGCGACGGGCGTGGTGAAGGACGCGGACGGCACCGAGCACCCGGTGGTGTTCAGCTCGACGGGGCAAAACCAGCAGATGATCGTGGTCGTCGGCCCGGGCCGGCTCGGGTTGGAACTCGGCCGCGGCAGCGTCCGCGGCGGCGGCGAGGTGCGCCTGCCGGTCACCGTGACCCGGGGGCGCGACCTGACCGGGCCGGTGGTGGTGGAAGCGGTGGTGCCGCCGCACTGGTCGGGGGCGACGGCCGAGAAGCTGACGATCCCGGCGGGGTCGGGCGCGGGTGAGCTGGTACTGCGGTTCGCGCCGGGGGCGGGGCCGTTCAACCAGCCGCTGACGGTCCGCGCCACGCTCGCCGCGGGGCGGACGCCGGTGGTCGCGGAGGCGGCGCTGGACGTGGTGGCGCCGTGA
- a CDS encoding class I SAM-dependent methyltransferase encodes MPAVVPAWLGYHRWNRRDERMAELWVRDIVAHLRGLPWLGPNSAVLDFGCGYFDAGARLADRAGRVDGMDTDPHAVAVARTRAAGLPSVIYGSAAHLPAASYDLIFANSVVQYLGGDAGVAETLALFRRLLKPDGRGVVVLADLIPTRYSKPLDACRSLWVATRNGVLPAMLVHLWKAARSPDGVVLHRIDERRMVELAAAAGFGCERLARNLTPSRRRYTCALTARPGERPA; translated from the coding sequence ATGCCCGCCGTCGTTCCCGCCTGGCTCGGCTACCACCGGTGGAACCGCCGCGACGAGCGGATGGCCGAACTCTGGGTGCGCGACATCGTCGCCCACCTCCGCGGCCTGCCGTGGCTCGGGCCTAACAGCGCCGTCCTCGACTTCGGCTGCGGCTACTTCGACGCCGGCGCCCGCCTCGCCGACCGTGCCGGCCGCGTGGACGGCATGGACACCGACCCGCACGCCGTGGCCGTGGCCCGCACGCGCGCCGCGGGATTGCCCTCGGTCATCTACGGCAGCGCGGCCCATCTGCCGGCGGCGAGCTACGACCTGATCTTCGCCAACAGCGTGGTCCAGTACCTCGGCGGCGACGCCGGCGTGGCCGAGACGCTGGCCCTGTTCCGCCGGCTGCTGAAGCCCGACGGCCGCGGCGTGGTGGTGCTGGCCGACCTGATCCCTACGCGCTACTCGAAGCCGCTGGACGCCTGCCGCTCGCTGTGGGTGGCGACGCGGAACGGCGTGCTGCCGGCGATGCTGGTTCACCTGTGGAAGGCGGCGCGGAGCCCGGACGGGGTGGTGCTGCACCGGATCGACGAACGGCGAATGGTGGAACTGGCGGCGGCCGCGGGCTTCGGCTGCGAGCGGCTGGCGCGGAACCTGACGCCGTCGCGCCGGCGGTACACGTGCGCGCTGACCGCTCGCCCCGGCGAGCGGCCGGCGTGA
- a CDS encoding glycosyltransferase 87 family protein, whose product MPADSLRSKLVVRTAVGLWVVLLGVVCVRTVLKPLSANIYPTYAWAGERFAAGEPLYGVFAPYVDNYRYSPTVAAGFVPFGMMPWGPGGALFRLLGAALFLGGAAAWFRRSWPNAPVAAALAVMLPLAIGSVSNGQANPHMVGLMVAAGALALGNRWAVAGACVAAAALFKGYPLALGMLLAFAAPVRFGVGLVAALAAGLALPYLLQSPEYVNGLYAEWWMNMKGDDRTGWENWRGYQDFHLVLKNLGWTVPRSQYLFVQAGTGALCAVVLAWQRWRGTDRPTLTTNAVALGLCWMTVFGPAVESSTLILIAPVLARELLDRTGQPRWAWRSAVAGAVLFLAAVVLFAFPYAVHRPVIGLGIQPLAAALVAAAGVARVLRKPAPAAVDRQESLTRLAA is encoded by the coding sequence GTGCCCGCCGACAGCCTCCGCTCGAAGCTCGTCGTTCGCACTGCGGTCGGGCTGTGGGTCGTGCTCCTCGGCGTCGTCTGCGTCCGCACCGTGTTGAAGCCGCTGTCGGCGAACATCTACCCGACGTACGCCTGGGCCGGCGAGCGGTTCGCGGCCGGGGAGCCGCTCTACGGCGTGTTCGCGCCGTACGTGGACAACTACCGCTACAGCCCGACCGTGGCCGCGGGGTTCGTGCCGTTCGGGATGATGCCGTGGGGGCCGGGCGGGGCGCTGTTCCGCCTGCTCGGCGCCGCCCTGTTCCTCGGCGGGGCCGCGGCCTGGTTCCGCCGCAGCTGGCCGAACGCACCCGTCGCGGCGGCGCTGGCCGTGATGCTCCCGCTGGCGATCGGCAGCGTCAGCAACGGGCAGGCGAACCCGCACATGGTGGGGCTGATGGTCGCGGCGGGGGCGCTGGCGCTGGGGAACCGGTGGGCCGTGGCGGGGGCGTGCGTCGCGGCGGCGGCGCTGTTCAAGGGCTACCCGCTGGCGCTCGGGATGCTGCTGGCGTTCGCGGCGCCGGTGCGGTTCGGCGTCGGGCTCGTGGCCGCGCTCGCCGCCGGGCTGGCGCTGCCGTACCTGCTGCAGAGCCCGGAGTACGTGAACGGCCTGTACGCCGAGTGGTGGATGAACATGAAGGGGGACGACCGCACCGGCTGGGAGAACTGGCGCGGCTACCAGGACTTCCACCTCGTGCTGAAGAACCTGGGCTGGACGGTGCCGCGGTCGCAGTACCTGTTCGTGCAGGCGGGCACGGGCGCGCTGTGCGCCGTGGTGCTGGCGTGGCAGCGCTGGCGCGGCACCGACCGGCCGACGCTCACGACGAACGCCGTGGCGCTGGGCCTGTGCTGGATGACGGTGTTCGGCCCCGCGGTGGAGTCGAGCACGCTGATCCTCATCGCCCCGGTGCTGGCGCGGGAACTCCTCGACCGCACGGGTCAGCCTCGTTGGGCGTGGCGGTCGGCGGTGGCAGGGGCGGTGTTGTTCCTGGCGGCGGTGGTGCTCTTCGCCTTCCCGTACGCGGTCCACCGGCCGGTGATCGGACTCGGCATCCAGCCGCTTGCCGCGGCGCTGGTGGCGGCGGCCGGCGTGGCGCGGGTGTTGCGGAAGCCGGCACCGGCAGCCGTGGACCGGCAAGAATCGCTCACCCGGCTTGCGGCCTGA
- the sucD gene encoding succinate--CoA ligase subunit alpha, producing MSILVDKNTKVICQGITGKAGSLHTDQSLLYGSQFVGGVTPGKGGQTWTGDKSGRKLPVFNTVAEAVKATGADASMVFVPPSGCADSIMEAADAGIRLIVAITEGVPVLDMARAKRYLKAKPNVRLIGPNCPGIITPGQCKIGIMPGYIHKPCAPGEAGIGVISRSGTLTYEAVFQLTNLGYPQSTCVGIGGDPVIGTTQIDLLELFEKDPGTRAILMIGEIGGTAEEEAAAYIKKHVTKPVAAFIAGQTAPPGRRMGHAGAIISGGSGSAADKIAALKAAGLAVAATPADLGAAVVEAMGKKK from the coding sequence ATGAGCATCCTCGTCGACAAGAACACGAAGGTCATTTGCCAGGGGATCACCGGCAAGGCCGGCAGCCTCCACACGGATCAATCGCTCCTCTACGGCTCCCAGTTCGTCGGCGGCGTGACCCCCGGCAAGGGCGGGCAGACGTGGACCGGCGATAAGTCGGGCAGGAAGCTGCCGGTCTTCAACACCGTGGCCGAGGCCGTGAAGGCCACCGGCGCCGACGCCAGCATGGTGTTCGTGCCGCCCAGCGGCTGCGCCGACTCCATCATGGAAGCGGCCGACGCCGGCATCCGCCTCATCGTGGCGATCACCGAGGGCGTGCCGGTCCTCGACATGGCGCGGGCGAAGCGCTACCTGAAGGCGAAGCCGAACGTGCGGCTGATCGGGCCGAACTGCCCCGGCATCATCACGCCGGGCCAGTGCAAGATCGGCATCATGCCGGGCTACATCCACAAGCCGTGCGCCCCGGGCGAGGCCGGCATCGGCGTCATCAGCCGCAGCGGCACACTGACGTACGAGGCGGTGTTCCAGCTCACGAACCTCGGCTACCCGCAGTCCACGTGCGTCGGCATCGGCGGCGACCCGGTGATCGGGACGACGCAGATCGACTTGCTGGAGCTGTTCGAGAAGGACCCGGGGACGCGGGCGATCCTGATGATCGGCGAGATCGGCGGGACGGCGGAGGAGGAAGCCGCGGCGTACATCAAGAAGCACGTGACGAAGCCGGTGGCGGCGTTCATCGCGGGCCAGACGGCGCCGCCGGGCCGGCGGATGGGCCACGCCGGGGCGATCATTAGCGGCGGCAGCGGCAGCGCGGCGGACAAGATTGCGGCGCTGAAGGCGGCCGGCCTGGCCGTGGCCGCGACGCCGGCCGACCTGGGCGCCGCGGTGGTGGAGGCGATGGGGAAGAAGAAGTAA
- a CDS encoding formylglycine-generating enzyme family protein, with protein sequence MPAVERWPYPDYCVNDRSGRGEDSRGVRASLSGYRLPTDAEVEYANRAGTRTCRYYGETEELLGEYAWYEKNSGDQRNSDEATHPVGTRKPNDFGLFDMQGNAFTWCHERTDRVGADGPEPAVDPSAKRVLRGGAFYFMAISLRAARRHDDVPTMQGLYYGFRVARTFP encoded by the coding sequence GTGCCGGCCGTAGAGCGTTGGCCGTACCCGGACTATTGTGTCAACGATCGTTCCGGTCGAGGGGAGGATTCACGGGGCGTTCGTGCCTCGCTGAGCGGGTACCGGCTGCCGACGGACGCCGAAGTGGAGTACGCCAACCGGGCCGGCACCCGGACGTGCCGGTACTACGGCGAGACGGAGGAGCTGCTCGGCGAGTACGCGTGGTACGAGAAGAACTCGGGCGACCAGCGGAACTCGGACGAGGCGACGCACCCGGTCGGCACCCGCAAGCCGAACGACTTCGGCCTGTTCGACATGCAGGGGAACGCCTTCACGTGGTGCCACGAGCGGACGGACCGGGTCGGGGCCGACGGGCCGGAGCCGGCCGTGGACCCCTCGGCCAAGCGAGTCCTCCGCGGCGGGGCGTTCTACTTCATGGCCATCAGCCTGCGGGCCGCCCGCCGCCACGACGACGTGCCGACGATGCAGGGCTTGTACTACGGGTTCCGGGTGGCGAGAACATTCCCGTAG
- a CDS encoding RyR domain-containing protein codes for MTYTPRPLDTSAVALTPDVLALTERLAAHAHDVWALGRLAQGWRYGPARDDVAKTHPSLVPYAELSESEKEFDRQTALGALRALLALGYTITPPAPAG; via the coding sequence ATGACCTACACCCCGCGCCCCCTCGACACCTCGGCGGTGGCGCTGACGCCGGACGTGCTGGCGCTCACGGAGCGTCTGGCCGCGCACGCGCACGACGTGTGGGCCCTCGGCCGGTTGGCCCAGGGGTGGAGGTACGGCCCGGCCCGCGACGACGTGGCGAAGACGCACCCGAGTCTGGTGCCGTACGCGGAGTTGTCCGAATCGGAGAAAGAGTTCGACCGGCAGACGGCGCTCGGGGCGCTGCGCGCGCTGCTGGCCCTGGGGTACACGATCACGCCGCCGGCGCCCGCGGGCTGA